Genomic segment of Chionomys nivalis chromosome 17, mChiNiv1.1, whole genome shotgun sequence:
GTACTGACACTTCAGCATCAAAGAAAAAGACGGGAAGAGGTGTGTTCATGTTGGGTTTCATCTTCATACAGACAATCAGCACAGAAGGAAGAATATTTCAGAGACCAGATGGAGTTCAAGCAACTGATCAAAGTCTAAGCAGCAGCCACAGCTGACATTTGGTTATCCAAATTCATGTCTGGGCACGGCAAAGATTTAGTCTCCACAGAACACTATTTAGTGTATTTTGCCAAAATCAATCTCATCCGGCACATAATAATTTCCTGTACCAATCCACATCAGTGAGGCGCTAAAGAAACGCACAGAACCATGCTATCTGAAGTGAAGTAACGCAGTAGACTTGACTGCTCCTCCTCCTATTAGAATCCCCAGTTTATTTCAGCAAGAGGACAGGAAGAAGGCTCCTCAGTATCCTCTGAGCCTGAGGTCCCTCCCTCTATTAGAGTTTAGGTTGAGTTGATGTCTACATGACAAGGTTAAAGGATGTCCAGACACCTGTGTTCTGAGAAACTGGACTAACAGGCATCCACCTACCCTCCAACCTTAACACAGAAGGTCCACACAGAATAAAAAGTTGACAAAAGACAAATTTTCACTCTTCTTGAGCTAGGGACATTGAACCTCCTACTTTAACTCCGGGACTTAAACCAGAACACCCCATTTCCCTCAGGCTTTTCATTAGACCATCGAATCCCTTGTGTTGTGGGGAGCAGCGGGCcgcttcctgctgcccagctcctgcacggccagctttacccaaaataattacacggaaactgtattcttttaaacactggcccattagctctagcccttactggctaattctcacatcttgctttaacccatttctaataatctgtgtagcatcacgagatggtagcttaccaggaaggattctagcctacatccatctcgggttggagaatcatggcaactgactgactcagcttctttctcccagccttctgttctgtctactccgcctacctaattttctgtcctattaaagggccaaggcagtttgtttatttaaccaatgaaatcaacacaaaacagaagactcccacatcacccttgGCTCTCAGATCCCCAGgtttcttggttgtcagcttcaGTTAACTTGACACACATGTGGGCATATATGTAGGAGAGCCCAGCCTACAATGGGCAGTGTCGTCtatgggcaggtggtcttgggtttTATAAGGTAGCTGAGCATTTAagaagaagcaagccagtaagcagcattcctacTTGGTCTCACTATGGACTGTTacctgtaagctaaataaacccctCCTCAAGTTGCTACACCTGACAATGGAGtgccccatttaaaaaaaaaaaggcaacagaCTTTAAAAAGTTCCATCTgttagctgggctgtggtggtacacacctttaatcccagcactagggaggcagaggcaggcggatctctgtgagtacagaAATATCAAAAGTTACTAAAGTCCTGAtttcagtcaggcagtggtggtgtgcacctttaatcctggcatacAGGAGACGAAGGCAGATctgagttgagaccagcctggtctacagacagttccaggacagccagggatacagagaaaccctgtctccggaaaaaaaaatagccctcAACTTTCTCAAgattttattacaaaaatatgATAATATGCATAATAATAAACGTTTAAGAGAATCTTAATATAATCTGACTTAAAAGGGGAAGGTATGTGAAAGAAACACTGCAGTCCATAGGCAGgtcaggcacacacctttacatcGCAGCACTAGGGACAAATGTCCCCCAACAATCAGCTGCAGGCACTCTCATTCTGTGCACCCTCAGATCTCTgagtggtctacagagcaagttgtagGCCATCCAAGGCCTCATAAAGATACCCATCTCACCACTCCCTCAGATCTACACAAGGCCAGCGTTAAAATGCTACTCTTGTCAATTCTTCAAAACTGCCAAAATAGAGAACTGCTTGCCCTATACCCCGAGCATCTGCTCTCTGTTGGAGGCAGGACTTTATTCTCCCCAAATAGACCAAATCCTACCTTACAAGACCTCTGGAAAAATAGGCCTTAAAGCAAGTTCAAAATGGCATGGGTCCTAACCTAGTCTCTTTATAGGAAATCCAGTCAGTTACATAAGACCGTGACGTGAAGAAGACAGCAAAAGAGAATGGACCCAGAAGGCATTACCCCTGCTCTTATAAACTGAGCATGTGGAGGTGCAggttttttaatcccagcactgagacagaggcaggcagattacaTGAGCTGGAAGCCAGCCTGACTTAGCCATGGCTATATAGTAACACCCTATCtcgaaacaaaacagaaacacttgTGAGAAAACAACTGTCCGTGTTTAACCCACTCAGCCTGGTTCTTCGATATGGCAGCCCTAGCAAACGAACACAGCTTCACTTGAGGAGGCGAACAGCATGGCGCCTGAGTGGCTTCTTCACACTGAAGCCCAAAGGTGGGAGGCAATACATTGAAGACGaagtctcttttttaaaaagcccttaATAGGTGTaaaaataggtttttaaaatCAACAGCTTGTGACTCAAAGCACAAACAGCAAACACATACCTTATAGGCAGCAGCCACTCCCAGGGCCACGACGAAAGCGCCAACAATGTGAACCCGCAGGCGCTTGGCCAGAAGACCACGCATCTGAGGTTTCGGCAACACACCGGAACTCATGGTCGTGAATGTCCTTTACccgtaaaacaacaaaaag
This window contains:
- the LOC130889050 gene encoding cytochrome c oxidase subunit 6C-2, yielding MSSGVLPKPQMRGLLAKRLRVHIVGAFVVALGVAAAYKFGVAEPRKKAYADFYRKYDSMKDFEEMRKAGIFQSAK